Proteins from a genomic interval of Granulicella sp. L56:
- a CDS encoding polysaccharide deacetylase family protein produces MNKQIFYDPQRKRWKRLRRVLDILALLGILLIAVFLVGLLRTKPLPELSFQPKKRNYRALTNPRKPVLTPSQKLRSSAHRKTDLKPSDVTLNSGEGLRAAYYVEWDPASYSSLKQHIKQVDLLFPEWLHVVTPEGNLTSFTIDNRPFQVVDSSGVHPVDQEFKVARTIAKNHVDTEVFPLVNNYDPVKGIFLSSIGDFLESDTARANFLKQLDTFFAANPNYHGLSLDFEEIPSAAQPGYNSLIAAIYSDFQQRHLRLYVNTPVGDDDFNLKYIADHSDGLLLMNYDQHQTDSGPGPIAPQDWFIDNLKNVLKIVPKEKIICAIGSYGYDWSMAMPPPVSGKHAKPKKALPPKVLTSENLSTQEAWQEAYDSGSDVELDDNSLNAHFAYDDEDTHVRHQVWFLDAVTVLNEMRAARALGLETFALWRLGSEDNSLWKIWDNPTQGNPLKDLATVEPGYDVDTEGDGDILRITRKPQDGQRIMTLDDDASIPLNYRSIVDETMDSLPLSYTVQQYGYHPKEVALTFDDGPDPEWTPKILDILKRYNVHATFLMIGEVAENNVGTMQRVYREGHEIGNHTFTHPDISDISNAQVDLQLNLTERLFASKLGVQPLYFRPPYSIDQEPDTNDQAAPVDRIQHMGYVILGNKIDTNDWDEHPRKSPQEIVDSVFQQIADMNVRTWTKGSVILMHDGGGDRSATIAALPVLIQALRAHGYKIVNVSDLIGKTRAEVMPPLTPHQRWQARADSVTFFLVGFFNNFIVGVFFVGDVLMSARLIIMGICAVIDRLRKRKNYATPSYQPRVAVVIPAYNEETVIVRTIRSVMMSTYKNLRIIVVDDGSTDKTYDVARAAYPADIASGRLIVMTKANAGKAEALNFALPHIEEEIYVGIDADTVIAHDAIARLVPNFANPKIGAVAGNAKVGNKVNLWTRWQALEYITSQNFERRALDLFDVVTVVPGAIGAWRTSIVKDGGGYHSNTVAEDADLTMNILEQGYSSIYEDAALAFTEAPVTANGLMRQRFRWSFGILQAIWKHRSAFTKHKALGFFALPNTLIFQILLPLVSPLIDLMFVAGVVGYYVDKHFHPITTSTANLDKLIIFFLAFLMIDFVTSALAFALERKHPASKGDGWLLFHIWIQRFTYRQVFSVVLFKTIKRAIDGKPFNWDKLERTAKMSKATDKLTEDDSVH; encoded by the coding sequence ATGAACAAGCAAATCTTCTACGATCCGCAACGTAAACGCTGGAAGAGACTGCGCCGAGTTCTCGACATTCTCGCCCTTCTTGGCATTCTGCTGATCGCCGTGTTTCTGGTGGGCCTGCTGCGCACCAAGCCGTTGCCGGAACTCTCCTTCCAGCCCAAGAAACGCAACTACCGCGCCCTCACCAATCCGCGAAAGCCGGTTCTGACGCCCAGCCAGAAACTTCGCAGCTCCGCGCATCGAAAGACCGACCTCAAGCCCTCCGACGTCACCCTGAATTCGGGCGAAGGCCTTCGCGCGGCCTATTACGTCGAGTGGGACCCCGCCAGCTACTCCTCGCTCAAGCAACACATCAAGCAGGTCGATCTTCTCTTTCCCGAGTGGCTGCACGTCGTTACACCGGAAGGCAACCTGACCTCATTCACCATCGACAACCGCCCCTTTCAGGTTGTCGACAGCAGCGGAGTTCATCCCGTCGACCAGGAGTTCAAGGTCGCTCGCACCATCGCTAAAAACCACGTCGATACCGAGGTCTTCCCCCTCGTCAACAACTACGATCCGGTCAAAGGCATCTTTCTCTCCTCCATCGGAGACTTTCTCGAGAGCGACACCGCCCGCGCAAACTTCCTCAAGCAGCTCGATACCTTTTTCGCAGCCAACCCGAACTATCACGGGCTGTCCCTCGACTTCGAGGAGATTCCTTCCGCCGCCCAGCCCGGCTATAACTCCCTCATCGCCGCAATCTACAGCGACTTCCAGCAGCGCCATCTTCGCCTCTACGTGAACACTCCCGTCGGCGATGACGACTTCAACCTGAAATACATCGCCGACCACTCCGACGGCCTTCTGTTGATGAACTACGACCAGCACCAGACCGACAGCGGCCCCGGCCCCATCGCGCCGCAGGACTGGTTCATCGACAATCTGAAGAACGTCCTCAAGATCGTCCCCAAAGAGAAGATCATCTGCGCCATCGGCAGCTACGGTTACGACTGGTCGATGGCGATGCCTCCACCGGTATCTGGCAAACACGCGAAACCTAAAAAGGCCTTGCCTCCAAAAGTGCTGACCTCGGAGAACCTGTCCACGCAGGAGGCCTGGCAGGAGGCCTACGACTCCGGCTCTGATGTCGAGCTGGACGACAACTCCCTCAATGCCCACTTCGCCTACGACGACGAGGACACACACGTCCGCCACCAGGTCTGGTTTCTCGACGCCGTCACCGTTCTGAACGAGATGCGCGCAGCCCGCGCCCTCGGTCTCGAGACCTTTGCCCTATGGCGGCTTGGCTCCGAGGACAACTCTCTCTGGAAGATCTGGGACAACCCGACGCAAGGGAATCCGCTCAAGGATCTCGCCACCGTTGAACCCGGTTACGACGTGGATACCGAGGGCGACGGCGACATCCTGCGCATCACCCGCAAGCCCCAGGACGGTCAGCGCATCATGACCCTGGACGACGACGCCTCGATCCCGTTGAACTACCGCTCCATCGTCGACGAGACGATGGACTCCCTGCCGCTCTCCTACACGGTGCAGCAGTATGGCTACCATCCCAAGGAAGTCGCGCTCACCTTCGACGACGGCCCCGATCCCGAGTGGACGCCGAAGATCCTCGACATCCTGAAACGCTATAACGTGCATGCCACCTTCCTCATGATCGGAGAGGTCGCCGAAAACAATGTCGGCACGATGCAGCGCGTCTATCGCGAAGGCCACGAGATCGGCAATCACACCTTTACCCATCCCGACATCAGCGACATCTCCAACGCGCAGGTCGATCTCCAACTCAACCTCACCGAGCGGCTCTTCGCCTCCAAGCTCGGCGTCCAGCCTCTCTACTTCCGTCCGCCTTACTCCATCGATCAGGAGCCCGACACCAACGACCAGGCCGCGCCCGTCGACCGCATTCAGCACATGGGCTACGTCATTCTCGGCAACAAGATCGACACCAACGACTGGGATGAGCATCCACGCAAATCTCCGCAGGAGATCGTCGACAGCGTCTTCCAGCAGATCGCGGACATGAACGTCCGCACCTGGACCAAAGGCTCTGTCATCCTGATGCACGACGGCGGCGGTGACCGCTCCGCAACCATCGCCGCTTTGCCCGTTCTCATCCAGGCCCTGCGCGCCCACGGCTACAAGATCGTCAACGTCTCCGACCTCATCGGCAAGACCCGCGCCGAGGTCATGCCGCCGCTTACGCCACACCAGCGCTGGCAAGCCCGCGCCGACTCCGTCACCTTCTTCCTGGTCGGCTTCTTCAACAACTTCATCGTCGGCGTCTTCTTCGTCGGCGACGTCCTGATGAGCGCACGGCTCATCATCATGGGCATCTGCGCCGTCATCGACCGTCTGCGCAAGCGCAAGAACTACGCGACGCCGAGCTATCAGCCCAGAGTCGCAGTCGTCATCCCCGCCTACAACGAGGAGACGGTCATCGTCCGGACCATTCGATCCGTGATGATGTCCACCTATAAAAACCTGCGCATCATCGTTGTCGACGATGGCTCCACCGACAAGACCTACGACGTAGCGCGCGCGGCCTACCCCGCCGATATTGCCTCCGGTCGCCTTATCGTGATGACCAAAGCCAACGCAGGCAAGGCAGAGGCTCTCAACTTCGCGCTTCCGCACATCGAGGAAGAGATCTACGTTGGCATCGACGCCGATACCGTCATCGCCCACGACGCCATTGCACGTCTGGTTCCGAACTTCGCCAACCCCAAGATCGGTGCCGTCGCCGGCAATGCCAAGGTGGGCAACAAGGTCAATCTCTGGACCCGCTGGCAGGCGCTGGAGTACATCACCAGCCAGAACTTCGAGCGCCGTGCCCTCGACCTCTTCGATGTTGTCACCGTCGTCCCCGGTGCCATCGGAGCGTGGCGCACCTCTATCGTCAAGGACGGCGGCGGCTATCACTCCAACACCGTAGCCGAAGACGCCGACCTCACCATGAACATCCTCGAACAGGGCTACTCCTCCATCTACGAGGACGCGGCATTGGCCTTCACCGAAGCGCCAGTGACAGCCAACGGTCTCATGCGCCAGCGCTTCCGCTGGTCCTTCGGCATCCTGCAAGCTATCTGGAAGCACCGCAGCGCCTTCACCAAACACAAGGCCCTGGGCTTCTTTGCGCTCCCAAATACCCTCATCTTCCAAATCCTGCTGCCGCTCGTCTCGCCGCTGATCGACCTGATGTTTGTCGCCGGAGTGGTGGGCTATTACGTCGACAAACACTTCCATCCCATCACTACCTCAACCGCCAACCTCGACAAGTTGATCATCTTCTTCCTCGCCTTCCTGATGATCGATTTCGTTACGTCTGCGCTCGCCTTCGCGCTCGAACGAAAGCACCCAGCGAGCAAAGGCGACGGCTGGCTTCTCTTCCACATCTGGATTCAGCGCTTCACCTACCGACAGGTCTTCTCGGTCGTGCTCTTCAAGACGATCAAGCGCGCCATCGACGGCAAGCCCTTCAACTGGGACAAGCTCGAACGCACCGCCAAGATGTCCAAAGCCACCGACAAGCTGACCGAGGACGACTCCGTCCACTAA